From Mucilaginibacter rubeus, a single genomic window includes:
- the ruvC gene encoding crossover junction endodeoxyribonuclease RuvC, whose protein sequence is MQQAISLKERIILGIDPGTAVMGYGILKETGPKIELLAMGVVKMPTTDDHMLKLQRIFEKTVALIDNYHPDCLAIEAPFYGKNIQVMLKLGRAQGMAIAAALSRNIEITEYAPRKIKQSITGNGSATKEQVAAMLQSLLKFKETPDFLDATDGLAVAVCHSFQRIPTGSGSGKAGTKKSYSGWDTFVKDNAKRVVK, encoded by the coding sequence ATGCAGCAGGCGATAAGTTTAAAGGAAAGGATCATTTTGGGGATTGACCCGGGTACAGCTGTTATGGGTTACGGAATCCTTAAGGAAACCGGCCCTAAAATTGAATTGCTGGCCATGGGGGTAGTTAAAATGCCCACTACCGATGATCACATGCTGAAGTTGCAGCGCATCTTTGAAAAAACTGTTGCACTTATTGATAATTACCACCCGGATTGCCTGGCTATCGAAGCCCCCTTTTATGGCAAAAACATTCAGGTAATGCTGAAGCTTGGTCGCGCTCAGGGCATGGCGATAGCAGCTGCCTTATCTCGCAATATCGAGATCACGGAATATGCTCCCCGTAAAATAAAACAATCCATAACCGGTAACGGTAGTGCTACCAAAGAACAGGTAGCAGCCATGCTGCAAAGCCTGTTAAAGTTCAAAGAAACCCCTGATTTTCTGGATGCTACCGATGGTTTGGCCGTTGCGGTTTGTCATTCGTTTCAGCGAATCCCTACCGGGTCGGGTTCGGGGAAGGCTGGTACTAAAAAGTCATATTCGGGCTGGGATACTTTTGTGAAGGATAATGCCAAGCGGGTTGTGAAATGA
- a CDS encoding glycoside hydrolase family 3 C-terminal domain-containing protein, with product MSYKLHVAWAGVLLAGGIHQAVQAQSKAPAPQLSATNIKQIVAAMTLEEKSKLVVGMGFKMPGVPPPSKDKKNEPIDIGGFKLPPSDPDAYNIPEKVPGAAGRTHAIARLGIPSITVSDGPAGLRIEPIRNGDKSKTYYATAFPVATLLASTWDTQLVNKIGVAFGNEVREYGVDILLAPGMNIHRNPLGGRNFEYYSEDPLVAGSMTAAIVNGIESNGVGTSIKHYAANNQETNRNSINTIVSERAMRELYLRGFEIAVKKAQPWTVMSSYNKLNGTFTSERRDLLTTILKKEWGFKGFVMTDWFGGKDAVAQMKAGNDLLMPGNPTQSEAIVAAVKDGTLSAQQLDANVERILNVIVQSPTFKKYKYSDAPDLTAHAAVAREAAAQGMVLLKNEDHALPFGAGKRIAVFGNTSYDIIAGGTGSGDVNKAYTISLMQGLANANFKLQETLSNNYKAYLTDMKAKQPKPKNFFDHPAPIPEMDVNTIVAEEANGADEALITIGRNAGEGADRKLESDYYLNDAEKGLINSVANAFHAKGKKVIVVLNIGGVVDVTAWRDKVDGVLLAWQPGLEAGNAIADVLSGKVNPSGKLATTFPADYKDVPSANNFPGTPEGKPTQVIYEEGIYVGYRYYDAAKVTPAYEFGYGLSYTNFKFSDLKLSSKVFKNLITATITVKNTGDVAGKEVVQLYLAAPKKDLDKPEDELKAFGKTKLLAPGQSQTLTFTIKASDLASFYTDREAWIADEGSYKVKIGSSSRKIEETASFSLAKDITVEKVNKALVPQQTINELKLK from the coding sequence ATGAGCTACAAATTACACGTTGCTTGGGCAGGTGTTTTGCTTGCCGGTGGCATCCATCAGGCAGTACAGGCCCAAAGTAAAGCCCCGGCACCGCAACTAAGCGCGACTAACATCAAACAGATTGTCGCGGCCATGACACTCGAAGAAAAATCGAAACTGGTTGTGGGGATGGGTTTTAAAATGCCCGGAGTGCCCCCACCATCTAAAGATAAAAAGAACGAGCCGATAGATATTGGCGGCTTTAAATTACCTCCGTCTGACCCCGACGCTTATAATATTCCCGAAAAAGTTCCTGGAGCCGCCGGTCGTACCCATGCCATTGCCCGTTTAGGGATTCCGTCTATCACGGTATCCGATGGGCCTGCCGGTTTAAGGATCGAGCCTATCCGCAATGGCGATAAATCAAAAACTTATTATGCTACGGCCTTCCCTGTAGCTACATTGCTGGCCTCAACCTGGGATACGCAGCTTGTTAACAAAATAGGCGTTGCTTTTGGTAACGAGGTGCGCGAATACGGTGTGGATATTTTACTTGCACCGGGCATGAACATTCATCGTAACCCGCTTGGCGGTCGTAATTTTGAATATTATTCTGAAGATCCCCTGGTGGCCGGCAGCATGACCGCGGCCATTGTAAATGGTATCGAATCAAACGGAGTAGGAACTTCCATTAAGCATTATGCCGCGAATAACCAGGAAACCAACCGTAACTCTATCAATACCATAGTAAGCGAGCGAGCCATGCGCGAACTGTATTTACGTGGTTTCGAGATAGCGGTTAAAAAAGCACAGCCTTGGACGGTGATGTCATCATACAACAAACTGAATGGCACTTTTACCTCCGAAAGGCGCGACCTGCTTACCACCATCCTTAAAAAAGAATGGGGTTTTAAAGGTTTCGTTATGACCGATTGGTTTGGCGGAAAGGATGCCGTTGCCCAAATGAAAGCCGGTAACGACTTGTTGATGCCGGGAAACCCAACCCAATCTGAAGCTATAGTTGCCGCAGTTAAAGATGGTACACTAAGCGCCCAGCAGCTTGATGCCAATGTGGAGCGTATCCTGAATGTGATAGTTCAATCGCCTACCTTCAAAAAATATAAATACTCTGATGCCCCTGACTTGACCGCGCATGCTGCTGTAGCACGTGAGGCAGCCGCGCAGGGTATGGTGCTTTTAAAAAATGAAGATCATGCATTACCATTTGGCGCAGGCAAAAGGATAGCTGTATTCGGCAATACTTCTTATGATATTATTGCCGGCGGTACCGGCAGTGGCGACGTGAACAAGGCTTACACCATTTCGTTAATGCAGGGTTTGGCCAATGCTAATTTTAAACTGCAGGAAACGCTTTCCAATAATTATAAAGCGTATCTTACTGATATGAAGGCCAAACAGCCAAAACCTAAAAACTTTTTCGATCATCCGGCCCCTATTCCCGAAATGGATGTGAACACCATTGTTGCCGAAGAAGCCAATGGAGCAGATGAAGCACTGATCACCATTGGCCGTAACGCGGGCGAAGGTGCCGACCGCAAACTGGAAAGTGACTATTATTTAAATGATGCCGAAAAAGGGTTGATCAACAGTGTTGCCAATGCTTTCCATGCCAAAGGCAAAAAGGTAATTGTTGTGCTTAACATAGGTGGTGTGGTTGATGTTACTGCCTGGCGCGATAAGGTTGATGGTGTTTTGCTGGCCTGGCAGCCTGGTTTGGAAGCCGGTAATGCTATTGCCGATGTATTGAGCGGCAAAGTAAACCCATCTGGTAAACTGGCAACCACTTTCCCTGCCGATTATAAAGACGTGCCATCTGCAAATAACTTTCCCGGCACTCCCGAAGGTAAGCCTACCCAGGTTATTTATGAGGAAGGGATTTATGTAGGATATCGTTATTACGATGCCGCTAAAGTTACCCCGGCTTATGAGTTTGGTTATGGCTTGTCATACACCAACTTTAAATTCAGCGATCTGAAGCTAAGCTCAAAGGTTTTCAAAAACTTGATTACCGCAACCATAACTGTTAAAAATACCGGCGATGTAGCAGGTAAAGAGGTTGTGCAGTTATATCTTGCAGCGCCTAAAAAAGACCTGGATAAACCTGAGGATGAGTTGAAAGCATTTGGCAAAACAAAGCTGCTGGCTCCTGGTCAATCGCAAACATTAACATTTACCATCAAGGCATCAGATCTGGCATCGTTTTATACCGATAGGGAAGCCTGGATAGCCGACGAAGGAAGCTACAAAGTGAAAATAGGTTCATCATCACGCAAAATAGAAGAAACCGCGTCTTTTAGCCTGGCTAAAGATATCACTGTTGAAAAAGTAAACAAGGCACTGGTGCCTCAACAAACCATAAACGAACTAAAACTAAAGTAA
- a CDS encoding DUF3857 domain-containing protein yields MISKYFNRLLLTAAALFVLAAKGYSQDKTIPKDLYIASTIPDSLKEDANSVVRYSMEDDNFIGPGKAEEHFHTIITILNEKGNDEAEMVLKYNRKYNLVNSFEMRVYGADGTLIKKYHKSDMYDQLAVSNETMATDDRLLSISHTIATYPTTVEFIYDLDVRSLMDLGGWAYQGYEQSVQNAYYHISISSDAGFRYLNKNTNIKPQKTTADKIDSYSWKVANLKAFKHEPGSKGWRVLPAIYFAASDFEFYGVPGNISSWQNYGKWQQKLNEDVCTLSPERAEEIKKMTADIKTDKEKVKFLYEYMQHNVRYVSIQLGIGGWKPFPATFVDQKKYGDCKALSNYMSALLKAVNIPSCYAIINAGANMQPADPSFPYDPFNHIILCVPLKSDTTWLECTSQTQAFGKLGSFTENRYALLVTEDGGKLVKTPRSIDADNQFNSEVHITLDADGGAKAKVKILSTGDYRDDYLGLMYLKTDEQKSKVITMLNMKQPSVFDFKPSTDKDGVKEVDIDLEYDKFCDISAGGKQFYRPRVFDLWQSTFPVEEKRKSDYYFEVPMLKTCVTTIDLPAGFEIDALPADQSLKFTYGTYDVKYVYDAAKNQVVSTTKFNLKNHVIPAAKYTEMQVYMDAIAKAQNKKLVIRRKA; encoded by the coding sequence ATGATCAGTAAATATTTTAACAGGCTGCTGCTGACTGCGGCAGCCCTGTTTGTTTTAGCAGCTAAAGGCTATAGCCAGGATAAAACCATCCCCAAAGACCTCTATATAGCCTCAACAATTCCGGATTCGCTAAAGGAAGATGCGAACTCGGTAGTTCGGTATAGCATGGAGGATGATAATTTTATAGGGCCCGGCAAAGCGGAAGAGCATTTTCATACCATTATTACCATTTTAAATGAAAAAGGGAATGATGAAGCGGAAATGGTTTTAAAGTATAACAGAAAGTACAATCTTGTAAATTCATTTGAAATGCGGGTTTATGGCGCCGATGGTACATTGATCAAAAAATACCATAAAAGCGATATGTATGATCAGCTGGCAGTTAGCAATGAAACTATGGCAACCGACGACAGGTTATTATCTATAAGCCATACTATAGCTACTTATCCAACAACTGTTGAGTTTATTTATGATTTAGACGTTAGGAGCCTGATGGATTTAGGTGGCTGGGCTTATCAGGGTTATGAACAATCTGTCCAGAATGCCTATTATCATATTTCAATAAGCAGTGATGCCGGGTTTAGATATCTGAATAAGAATACCAATATCAAGCCCCAAAAAACCACTGCTGATAAAATTGATAGCTATTCATGGAAGGTGGCTAACCTGAAAGCTTTTAAACATGAACCAGGTTCAAAAGGATGGCGTGTATTGCCGGCTATATATTTTGCAGCCAGTGATTTTGAGTTTTATGGTGTGCCGGGCAATATAAGTTCATGGCAAAATTATGGTAAATGGCAGCAAAAGCTAAATGAAGATGTATGTACACTTAGCCCCGAACGTGCTGAGGAAATAAAGAAAATGACTGCCGATATAAAAACTGATAAGGAAAAAGTAAAGTTTTTATATGAATACATGCAACACAACGTGCGTTACGTGAGCATACAATTAGGCATTGGTGGTTGGAAACCCTTTCCCGCAACATTTGTTGATCAGAAAAAATATGGCGACTGCAAGGCGTTGTCCAATTACATGTCGGCGTTGTTAAAAGCTGTAAATATACCCTCATGTTATGCCATTATAAACGCAGGGGCAAATATGCAGCCGGCAGATCCTTCATTTCCTTATGACCCTTTTAACCACATTATATTATGTGTGCCGCTTAAAAGCGATACAACCTGGCTGGAGTGTACCAGCCAAACCCAGGCATTTGGGAAATTAGGCTCATTTACCGAAAACAGGTATGCGTTATTGGTTACCGAAGATGGTGGCAAACTTGTAAAAACGCCCAGGAGTATAGATGCCGACAACCAGTTTAACAGCGAGGTACATATAACACTTGATGCCGATGGCGGCGCTAAGGCAAAAGTGAAAATACTCAGTACCGGCGACTACAGGGACGATTATCTTGGTTTGATGTATTTAAAAACCGATGAACAAAAGTCGAAGGTGATAACGATGCTGAATATGAAACAGCCGTCGGTTTTCGACTTTAAACCATCAACGGATAAGGATGGGGTAAAAGAAGTTGATATTGATTTGGAGTATGATAAGTTTTGTGACATATCTGCCGGTGGTAAGCAATTTTACAGACCGCGGGTATTTGATTTATGGCAGTCGACATTCCCGGTAGAAGAAAAACGTAAAAGCGATTATTATTTTGAGGTGCCCATGTTAAAAACATGTGTTACCACTATTGATTTGCCTGCCGGCTTCGAAATTGACGCCCTGCCTGCCGACCAAAGTTTGAAGTTTACATACGGTACGTATGATGTTAAGTATGTTTATGATGCTGCTAAAAACCAGGTGGTAAGCACAACCAAATTCAATTTAAAAAATCACGTGATCCCTGCTGCCAAATACACCGAAATGCAGGTTTATATGGATGCTATTGCCAAAGCCCAAAATAAAAAGCTGGTGATACGCCGTAAAGCATAA
- the aat gene encoding leucyl/phenylalanyl-tRNA--protein transferase, whose translation MIFRLDERLIFPKPDLAEPDGLLAVGGDLSTERLLLAYQNGIFPWYSDDTPILWYSPHERFVLYPHELKVSKSMRQVLRSGKLRVTVDTCFNDVITACSTAPREGQDGTWIVPDMIAAYNRLHLEGYAHSVEVWQNDELVGGLYGVHVGDVFCGESMFSRVSNASKTALIHLCHTGLYKLVDCQVHTGHLESMGARMISREQYMDVLLNNLV comes from the coding sequence ATGATATTCAGGCTCGACGAACGTTTAATATTTCCGAAGCCCGATCTGGCCGAACCAGACGGGCTTTTGGCTGTTGGCGGCGACCTGAGTACCGAACGTTTGCTGCTGGCCTATCAAAACGGCATTTTTCCGTGGTATAGTGATGATACACCTATTCTGTGGTACTCGCCCCATGAGCGTTTTGTGTTATATCCTCATGAGTTAAAAGTATCCAAATCCATGCGGCAGGTATTACGGTCGGGCAAATTGCGGGTTACGGTTGATACTTGTTTTAACGATGTGATAACCGCCTGCTCAACCGCTCCACGTGAGGGACAAGACGGCACCTGGATAGTTCCCGATATGATAGCCGCCTATAACCGTTTGCATTTGGAAGGATATGCCCATTCTGTTGAAGTATGGCAGAACGATGAGCTTGTTGGCGGTCTTTACGGGGTACATGTTGGTGATGTTTTTTGCGGCGAAAGTATGTTTAGCCGTGTTAGCAACGCTTCAAAAACCGCACTTATCCATCTATGCCACACGGGTCTTTATAAGCTTGTAGATTGCCAGGTGCACACCGGACATCTTGAATCAATGGGTGCACGTATGATATCCCGTGAACAATACATGGATGTATTGCTAAATAATTTAGTTTGA
- the recO gene encoding DNA repair protein RecO: MLHKTRGIIFRATDYGESSVIVQIFTEKFGLQSYIINGAKKPKAKIGRNMLQPLHLLDLVVYHKNTGSVQRISELKNAPVLLTIPYDVIKSCIAIFLNEVLYKAIKQQSPDENLFDFIFSAIEWLDHQTESVANFHLVFLTRLSRYLGFYPDRYMADEADYFDIKNGQFTRYKPESISYLSPPHTRNFALVLQTGFEDMNQLKLSNDERRYLVQKLLEYYAMHIEGFGNIKSADVLEEVLA, encoded by the coding sequence ATGCTGCATAAAACCCGTGGCATTATATTCAGGGCTACCGATTACGGCGAAAGCAGCGTGATTGTCCAGATCTTTACCGAAAAATTTGGCTTACAATCATACATCATCAACGGCGCTAAAAAGCCAAAAGCTAAGATCGGCCGGAATATGCTGCAGCCCCTGCACCTGCTGGATCTGGTAGTTTACCACAAAAATACCGGCAGTGTGCAGCGCATCTCCGAGCTTAAAAACGCGCCAGTGCTGCTTACTATTCCTTACGATGTAATTAAAAGCTGCATTGCCATATTTTTGAACGAGGTGCTGTATAAAGCCATCAAGCAGCAATCGCCGGATGAAAACCTGTTCGATTTTATTTTCAGCGCCATTGAATGGCTCGATCATCAAACCGAAAGCGTGGCCAACTTTCACTTGGTATTTTTAACCCGCCTAAGCCGTTATCTCGGCTTTTACCCCGACCGTTACATGGCCGACGAGGCCGATTATTTCGACATCAAAAACGGACAATTCACCCGTTACAAGCCCGAAAGTATCTCCTACCTCTCGCCCCCGCACACCCGGAATTTTGCATTAGTGCTGCAAACGGGCTTTGAAGACATGAACCAGCTTAAGCTAAGTAATGATGAACGCCGCTACCTGGTTCAAAAGCTGCTTGAATATTATGCCATGCACATTGAGGGCTTTGGTAATATCAAATCGGCCGATGTGCTGGAAGAAGTGTTAGCGTAG
- a CDS encoding glycoside hydrolase family 3 protein, with amino-acid sequence MAKPIKLITLLALLPATAAIAQNKWTERKAGDIAFVTNTGGQNLGYSSTSGVKILTVDGFAFKDLNKNGKLDKYEDWRLPVDERAKDLASKMSVEQIAGLMLYSRHQPIPAAAGGPFAGTYNNKVFAESGAKASDLSDQQKQFLAKDNVRHVLVTSVQSPEIAAQWNNNAQAFVEGLGLGIPNNNSSDPRHGTVATAEYNAGAGGAISMWPGSLGLAATFDPEVVKNFGHIAAQEYRALGISTALSPQVDIATDPRWARVSGTFGEDPQLAADMARAYIDGFQTSAAEKEIKNGWGYNSVNAMVKHWPGGGAGEGGRDAHYAYGKYAVYPGSNFKQHLIPFTEGAFKLNGKTGMAAAVMPYYTISYNQDVKNHENVANNYNAYIINDLLRKKYKYDGVVCTDWLVTGDETTVDSFLSGKSWGVEGLSIAQRHYKVLMAGVDQFGGNNEVAPVTEAYQIGVKEHGEAFMRTRFEQSAVRLLRNIFRTGLFENPYLEPEVSKQTVGKPEFMDAGYQAQLKSIVMLKNKANILPLQSGKTVYVPKKFTPAGRNFLGMETPEKLEYPVNMETVKKYFKVTDNPDEADYALVFIASPNSGGGYNSVDAKNGGTGYVPVNLQYGSYTATDARATSIAGGDPLEKFTNRTYKGKSSTAINITDLAMVTDTYAKMKGKPVIVSVNMSNPMVFSEFEKDANAIIVDFGVQGQASLDIMTGKAEPSALLPLQMPIDMKTVEAQFEDVPHDMKCYVDEQGNKYDFGFGLSWKGVIKDARVDKYVKSVVKP; translated from the coding sequence ATGGCCAAACCAATTAAACTGATAACCCTGCTGGCCTTGTTGCCCGCAACTGCAGCTATCGCACAAAACAAATGGACAGAAAGAAAAGCAGGTGATATTGCTTTTGTTACCAATACCGGAGGTCAAAACCTGGGCTATTCCAGCACATCCGGCGTAAAAATATTAACTGTTGATGGCTTCGCTTTTAAAGACCTGAACAAGAACGGAAAGCTGGATAAATATGAAGACTGGCGCCTGCCGGTTGATGAACGGGCCAAAGACCTTGCCTCAAAAATGAGCGTGGAACAAATAGCCGGGCTGATGTTGTACAGCCGTCACCAGCCTATCCCGGCGGCGGCAGGCGGACCATTCGCAGGTACTTACAATAATAAAGTTTTTGCCGAGAGCGGCGCTAAAGCATCTGACCTATCCGATCAGCAGAAACAGTTTTTAGCAAAGGATAATGTGAGGCATGTACTGGTAACATCGGTACAAAGCCCGGAAATAGCAGCACAATGGAACAACAATGCGCAGGCATTTGTGGAAGGCCTGGGCCTGGGTATTCCTAACAATAACAGTTCCGATCCTCGTCATGGCACCGTAGCCACCGCCGAATATAATGCAGGCGCGGGGGGCGCTATTTCCATGTGGCCGGGCTCGCTTGGGTTGGCGGCAACCTTTGACCCTGAAGTGGTTAAAAACTTCGGTCATATCGCAGCTCAGGAATACAGGGCCTTGGGTATTTCAACAGCGCTTTCACCGCAGGTTGATATCGCGACTGATCCGCGCTGGGCACGTGTTAGCGGTACTTTTGGCGAAGATCCGCAATTGGCGGCCGATATGGCCCGTGCCTATATCGACGGCTTCCAGACTTCGGCTGCAGAAAAAGAAATTAAAAATGGCTGGGGTTATAACAGCGTAAACGCCATGGTGAAACATTGGCCGGGCGGTGGCGCGGGTGAAGGCGGTCGCGATGCGCATTATGCTTATGGTAAATACGCGGTTTATCCGGGTAGTAATTTTAAACAACATCTGATCCCTTTTACCGAAGGTGCTTTTAAACTGAACGGTAAAACCGGTATGGCTGCCGCTGTTATGCCTTACTATACCATCTCCTATAACCAGGACGTTAAAAATCACGAAAACGTAGCCAACAACTATAACGCCTATATCATTAATGACCTGCTCCGTAAAAAATACAAATACGATGGTGTGGTTTGTACCGACTGGCTGGTAACCGGTGATGAAACCACGGTTGATTCATTCCTTTCGGGCAAATCATGGGGCGTTGAGGGACTTTCCATAGCGCAGCGCCATTATAAAGTGCTGATGGCCGGTGTTGATCAGTTTGGTGGCAATAACGAGGTAGCTCCGGTTACCGAAGCTTACCAGATTGGTGTAAAAGAGCATGGCGAAGCATTTATGCGGACCAGGTTTGAGCAGTCGGCAGTGAGGTTGTTGCGTAATATTTTCAGGACAGGACTATTTGAAAACCCTTACCTGGAACCTGAAGTTTCTAAACAAACTGTTGGTAAACCCGAGTTTATGGATGCCGGTTACCAGGCGCAGCTTAAATCGATAGTAATGCTGAAAAACAAGGCTAACATTTTGCCTTTGCAAAGCGGTAAAACAGTGTATGTGCCTAAAAAATTCACTCCGGCGGGCAGGAATTTCTTAGGGATGGAAACTCCTGAAAAATTGGAGTACCCGGTAAACATGGAGACTGTTAAAAAGTATTTCAAAGTAACAGACAATCCGGATGAAGCCGATTATGCCCTGGTATTTATAGCCAGCCCCAACAGCGGCGGAGGTTATAATAGTGTAGATGCTAAAAACGGCGGAACAGGTTATGTACCCGTTAACCTGCAATATGGTTCATACACCGCTACCGATGCCCGCGCAACCAGTATAGCAGGTGGCGATCCGTTGGAGAAATTTACCAACCGTACCTACAAAGGCAAATCAAGCACAGCGATCAACATTACCGATCTGGCTATGGTTACCGATACTTATGCTAAAATGAAGGGCAAACCGGTTATTGTATCTGTTAATATGAGCAACCCGATGGTATTTTCGGAATTTGAGAAAGATGCCAACGCCATTATTGTTGATTTTGGCGTTCAAGGCCAGGCATCGCTTGATATCATGACCGGCAAGGCTGAACCATCGGCATTGTTACCGCTGCAAATGCCAATAGATATGAAAACCGTTGAAGCCCAGTTTGAAGATGTACCACATGATATGAAATGCTATGTTGATGAACAAGGCAATAAGTATGATTTCGGTTTCGGCTTAAGCTGGAAAGGCGTAATTAAAGACGCCCGTGTGGATAAGTATGTGAAGAGTGTGGTGAAGCCGTAA
- a CDS encoding diacylglycerol kinase family protein produces MKRLIRSFGFAFKGLGYAAHTQPNFRFHLVAGTIAIILGFLFRISTAEWLWLMISIAIVLIAELLNTSLETLTDLVSPTYNEKAGRVKDVAAGAVVIAALFALITGAIIFLPKIILALGSHAA; encoded by the coding sequence ATGAAAAGGTTGATACGCAGTTTTGGATTCGCGTTTAAGGGTTTAGGATACGCGGCTCATACTCAACCTAATTTCAGGTTTCATTTGGTCGCCGGTACTATAGCCATAATCCTGGGTTTCCTGTTCCGGATCTCAACTGCCGAATGGCTTTGGCTCATGATCAGCATAGCCATTGTGCTTATTGCCGAATTACTTAACACCTCGCTCGAAACGTTGACCGATCTTGTTTCGCCGACATACAATGAGAAAGCCGGTCGCGTAAAAGATGTAGCTGCCGGTGCCGTTGTTATAGCAGCTTTATTCGCGCTGATAACAGGGGCCATCATTTTTTTACCGAAGATCATTTTAGCCTTAGGAAGCCATGCTGCATAA